A region of the Corynebacterium renale genome:
GTTGCGTTTGGCCGGCGTTAATGATTCCTTTCATCGGGTGCCACAGGAGGCCGCGGAAGAAGGTGCCCACGGCGCGTTGCAGGTATTCGGTCCCGGTGAGGGTGACTCCGTTGGTGCATTGGAGTGTGACGTCTTCGGGGTTGTCGTATTTGAGTTTCCACAGGTCGTCGATGGGGACGATAATGTTGGTGATCACCCCGAATTTGGTGGCACCGTCGCGGAAGACGTTTTCGGCGTCGTCGAGAGTTTTGATCTGCGCCCCGAGCGAGGCGATAAGGTCCGCCGAACCTTGGATTGATAGGGTCCACGATTTGCCCTTGGGCCGTTGCATGTAGACCCCGTCCTTGCGGGTGCGTGGCGGATACCATTCGCGCAGACGGGCGAGCGCTACGCTGCGGATTTCGGTGGGCCCGCCGTCGAGGGCGCACAGTTCGACGACGAGTTTCCACGTGTCGGCCACCGATTGAGTGCGCTTGGAATACGTCACGACGGCAAGCAGCCCATCGAGGCTCAAGCCGGTGCGTTGGGCGCGTCGTTGCTGTGCTGTGTAGCGAGTGCGTCCGTAGAAGAGTGCGAAGGCGTCGTGAAGCGCCTGTGCGTGGTCGCGTGTGGCACCCATGGCCACGAGTTGTTCTAGTGTGAAGCCCCCGGATTCGCGTATTAATGCGATCCCTCCCCGAGTAGCTTGCAAATAGGTTGTAAGCATACCCCCGAAGCATACATATTTTTTGCCAACTATGCTTGGTTGCCATGCCTGCAGTGAAGTTAAGCACCCGCGATCGTCTGAAAATCGTGGATAAGTCTTTCCATTCGCGCCTGCGCAGGGTACGCAAGCGCCTGTGGCCGATCGTGCAGTCGGCGCTGGCCGCGACGATCGCATACTGGGTGGCAGTCCACGTGGCCGGCCACCCGTACCCGTTTTTCGCCCCGATTTCCGCGGTGATCATCCTCGGGTTGACCGGCGGCGAGCGCATGAAGCGCGCGCTCGAGATGTCGCTGGGCTGCGTCCTGGGTGTGGGGTTGGCGGATCTGGTTATCCCTCTGCTGGGCCCCGGGGTGTGGCAGCTTGGGGTGGCGGTGGGGATTGCGCTGGTCGTGGCCTCGTTTCTTAGCGCTTCGCCGCTGGTGAATAACCAGATGGCGATCGGTTCGATCCTCATTTCGGTCACGGTGCCGATCGCCGGCGCTCCCACCGCGCCCGGCGGCCCGGACCGCATGGTCGACGCCATCATCGGCTCCATAACAGGCCTGGTGGTGATTGCTTTCTTGCCGTCCTCACCACTTGCCGCGGGCAGGCAGGAACTGTCGAAGGTGCTCACGATTGCGTCTTCAGTGCTTGGCGACGTCGCCAAGGCCCTCAAAGACGGGGACGAAAAAACCCTCGCCGCCGCGCTCAATGCCGTCCGGGATACCCAGGGCGATATTGACAAAATGTTGGACGCCGCGAAGATCGGCAAGGAATCCACCACCCTTTCGCCACTGTTGTGGGCGTCGCGGCGGCGGGTGCGCATCCTGGAACGCATCGTCATGCCCCTGGACAACTGCGTGCGCAACTGCCGCGTGCTGGCGCGCCGGGCGGTCACGCTCACGGAGGACGACGACGAGGTTTCGCCGACGCAGATCGAACTCATCGACGAACTCTCCGACATCACGCTCGCCCTATCCGAGGTCTACGAGGCAAAACCCGAGGTCTCCGAGGCGACGCAAATCCCGCTGATCGTAAACCAGCTGCGCGCGCTGGGGGCGCGGACAGGGATGGAGGTCGCTGAAGGGCGTGTTCTATCCGCGTACGCGCTGTTGGCACAGACACGGTCGATCATCGTAGACCTGCTGCAAGTATGCGGCATGTCCCGTGAATCCGCGTTGGCGGTACTGGAGCCGACTTCGTCTACTCCAGCGTATCCTCCAGAGATTTACGACGACTAGCTATGCGCCCGCTTCAGGGCCGTACGATTTGCAGGTCACGCAGGTGCCGGTAGAACGTAGCGCGCGTGACCGGGCGCGGGTGGGTGACTCCGTCGACGGTGACCATGATGTTTTCGCCGCCGACTTGCACGGCGCGCCCGGTTTCTACGCGCGGTGAGCGGAAGAGGCCGCGGGTGCGGCCGGAGGCGTCGAGAAGCGTGACGGCGGCGATGCCGGGGGCGTCGGTTTGGGGGACGAGTCGGGCGCCGTAGTCGCGGTCGCCGCGCAGGATGGGGGTGTCGTCGACGATAATCTCGCCGGCATCCAGCGCAATCACCGCGGAGCCGGCCACTGCGATTGAGCGGTCGTTGCGGATCAGGGGTACCGGGTTGACGGTCCCGTAGTGGGCCAACGCCACCGCTCCGACGGGGATTGCCCAGTTCACGGAGGCCGGCGATTCTTCCACGGGCACGTAGCCGACCTCGACCCACAGGCTGTCGCGGCGCATGAGGCGCGTTATCACGGCGGACAGCGCGGCGTCCGTTCCCGCGACGACCACACGCAGCGGTTCTGCCAGGTAGGGCGCCTGTGGGGCGGGGCCGGGGGTGCTGAGATGGGCGACGTCGGGCTGCGCCGCGATTTCGTCCAAGGTGGGGGTGGGGTCTTCCGGCAGGTGGGCGTCGCAAAGCACATCTAGCCTGCGCAGATCCTTCCTGGTGGGCACCTCGGGGAGGTCGAGTGTTTCCCCGAACGGTTCGAACTGGTGGGAACGGGGGCCACAGCGCAGGAAGAGAATGGTCATGTGGGTAGACTATAGCGAGCAAGCGCCACATGAAGGAAAGGATTCCAATGGCTGCAATCGTGATCGTGGGCGCCCAGTGGGGCGACGAGGGTAAAGGTAAGGCCACCGACATTCTCGGCGGGCACGTTGACTTCGTGGTGAAGCCAAACGGCGGTAATAATGCGGGCCACACCGTGGTCGTCGGCGGTGAAAAGTATGAGCTCAAGCTGCTGCCCGCAGGTGTTTTGAGCGAAAACGCGACCCCGGTTTTGGGCAACGGTGTTGTCATTAACCTGGAGGCGCTTTTCGACGAAATCGATGGCCTCGAAGCACGCGGAGCCAACGCCTCCCGCCTGCGCATTTCCGCGAACGCCCACCTGGTTGCCCCGTACCACCAGGTGCTCGACCGCGTCCAGGAACGCTTCCTGGGCAAGCGCGCGATCGGCACCACCGGCCGTGGCATTGGCCCGACCTACGCCGATAAGGTTTCCCGCATTGGTATCCGCGTCCAGGACGTCTTCGACGAGTCGATCCTGCGCCAGAAGATTGAATCCGCGCTGGACATCAAGAACCAGACCCTGGTCAAGATGTACAACCGCAAGGCAATCGTCGCCGAGGAAATCGTCCAGTACTTCCTGAGCTACCGCGACCGCCTGGAACCCATGGTCATCGACGCAGAACGCCTGCTCAACGAAGGCCTCGACGCCGGCAAGACCATCCTCATGGAAGGCGGCCAGGCCACCATGCTGGACGTCGACCACGGCACCTACCCATTCGTGACCTCCTCCAACCCGACCGCCGGCGGCGCTTGCGTCGGTTCCGGTGTTGGCCCGACCAAGATCACCAGCTCCCTGGGCATCATCAAGGCGTACACCACCCGCGTGGGCGCTGGCCCGTTCCCCACTGAGCTTTTCGACGAGTGGGGCGAGCACCTGCGCAACACCGGTGGAGAATTCGGCGTCAACACTGGCCGCCCACGCCGCTGCGGCTGGTACGACTCCGTGGTGGCCCGCTACGCTTCCCGCGTCAACGGCTTCACCGACCTGTTCGTGACCAAGCTGGACGTGCTTACCGGCATCGGCGACATCCCCATCTGCGTGGCCTACGACGTCGACGGCAAGCGCTTCGACGAAATGCCCATGACCCAGTCCGACTTCCACCACGCGAAGCCCATCTACGAAACCATGCCGGCCTGGGACGAGGACATCTCCGACTGCCGCACCTTCGACGAACTCCCCGAGAAGGCACAGAATTACCTGCGCCGCCTCGAGGAACTATCCGGCTGCCGCATCTCCTACGTGGGTGTCGGCCCAGGCCGCGACCAGACGATCGTCCTGCACGACGTCCTCGAATCCTAGGGGATTAGCCACGCGCCGGCCGCGGCGAGGATAGCTTCCGAACCGCGGTCCAACGTGGGCTGCATATCGGGGGCAAACGCGGGGTTGTGGTTTCCCGGAGCGTTCTCGGGGGCGGCGAAACCACCCAAACCCCAGTAGAAATAGGGCACGCCAAGCGCCCGGGGGATCACAGAGAAGTCTTCAGAAGCCTGCGCGCCCTCAAACGGAACCGCCTGCTCGCCGAACGTGGCACGGAAAGCGTCCATGACCTTGCCGGCTGCCTGGGGGTCATTGTCGGTGAGCGGGTAGAAGTTCGAGTATTCGAACGTGGGCTCCGGCGCGCCGGCGGCCGCAGCCTCGGAGCGCGCGATCCGTTCGATGGACTCTGTGAGGTGCTGGGCTACGGACTCGTCGAAAGCGCGGATATTAATCTGCAGCGTCGCCGAATCGGGGATGATGTTCGCGCTCGTCCCCGCCTGCACAGAACCTACCGTGACCACGCCAAACGTTCCAGGTGCCAGTTCGCGGGCGACGATCGTCTGCAGGCGCATAACCGTCGAGGACGCAATCACCACCGGGTCCACCGCAAGGTGCGGCATCGAACCGTGCCCGCCCTTGCCCTGGATCCGTACGGTGATGTTCTTCGCAGTGGACAGGAAAGGCCCAGGGACACCGCCCACGCAACCGCCCGGCAGGCCGGTGAGGACGTGCTGCGCTAAGGCGACGTCGGGGGTGGGGATGAGGTCGGCGAGGCCGTCGTCAAGCATGGACTGCGCGCCGGCCGCAATTTCTTCGCCGGGCTGGAACAGGGCAATGAACGTGCCCGACCACGCGTCCGTGCAGGTGGCTAGGGTTTCCGTGGCGCCGAGCAGGGCGGTCGTGTGGACGTCGTGGCCGCATGAATGCATACGGCCCAGCTCGGGGTCGGCGGCGTAGGTCTTGCCGGATTCCTCCGCCATGGGCAGGGCGTCGAAGTCGGCGCGCACCAGCACCGTCGGCCCCTCCCCGTTGCGCACGACCGCTACGACGCCACCCCCGCATTCCTGCGGCTCCAGGCCCATGCGCATCAGCTCTTTGGAGATGCGGGCGCGGGTCTGCACCTCCTGCATGGACAGCTCCGGGTGCTGGTGGAACCAGACGTACAGTTCCTCGCGGGCTTCGCGGGTGGTAGCTAAGTGTTCAAACAGTTCATCCATGTACCCTACGGTACGCCGGTGTCCCGGTACGTGAGCATCCAGGATTGCATCTGCTCATCAAACGTGCAGCTGAGATCCTATTCTGGGTAGCTGGGAGCCGACCGTTTGCGATGTTGAAGGCAATCCTCTTCGGTGCGGTAGGAATCGACGATACCCCCGTGCACCGAAGGTTCGGGCTCGGAATCTTGTACGTGAGATATGCCCGCCCCGACGGCAGCGCCGACGAGAAAGGTGGCAGCTGCTATGCCGAGGTTTATTTTGTTCTTACCCATACCGGGGAGTGTAACGTGCGCCACTTCCCACGTAAAGGGTTTACTGGGTCAACCAGGGGGCCACGCCGGCGATAATTGCCTGCGTGCCTAAATCCAGGGTCGGGTGCAGGTCCGGGGCGAATTGCGGGGAGTGGTTGCTCGGTGCGTCCTCGGCCGCGAATCCGCCTACGCCCCAGTAGCAGTAGGGGATGCCCCAGGCGTTCGGGAGGTGGGAGAAGTCTTCCGAGCCTGTCGACGGCGTGAACTCGCCCGCGCGTTCCCCGAAAATCTCGCGGAAGGAATCCATGACCTGCGCGGTGACGGCCGCATCGTTGTCGGTGACGGGAACTTCGGTCCACCGGTCGATGATGGGTTCGCGTTCGCAGCCGGCGGCTGCGCACTCGGCACGCACGATCCGGTCGATTGCGGCCCAAATCTTTGCGTGGACGGCGTCGTTGTACGCGCGGGTATTGATCTCCAGGCGGACTGAATCGGCGATAACGTTCGCGTTTTCACCACCATGAACAGCGCCGATGGTCACCACTCCGAACTCGCCGGGTGCTAGTTCACGCGCCACGATCGTTTGCAGGCGGGTAATAATATGCCCCGCGATCACCACGGGGTCGATGGTGGTGTGCGGCATGGAGCCGTGCCCGCCGCGTCCCAGAATGGTGACGCGCGTGTTCGCCGTGGCGCTCATTGCTGGGCCCGCGCACGCAGCGACGTGTCCGCCGGGGACGTCCGCGAAAACGTGCTGGGAGAACGCTACTTCGGGGGCGGGGATGGCGTCGATAAGCCCAGAATTGACCATGTCTAGGGCGCCCTGGCCGATTTCCTCCGCCGGCTGGAACAGGGCAATGAACGTGCCTTTCCACAGGTCACGGTGGGTGGAAAGGAATTCCGTGGCGGCGAGTAGCCAGGTGACGTGGAAGTCGTGGCCGCACGCGTGCATGCGCCCCAGCTCGACGTCGGCGGCGTAGGGCTTGCCGGATTCTTCGGCGACGGGCAGGCCATCGAAGTCGGCGCGCATGAGTACCGTCGGGCCCTCGCCGTTGCTGACCACGCCCACCTGGCCGGTCTGGCCGACCGCGATTGGGTCCACGCCGAGGCGACGCAGTTCGTCGGCAATGCGGCCGGAGGTTTCATGCTCCTGGAAAGCCAGCTCCGGGTGCTGGTGGAACCAGATGTAGGTCTCTTCGCGCCGCGCGCGGGTGGATTCGAGGAATTTGTTGAGGGCTGCGTGAATTGTCATGCCCCCACACTAGTGGCTGGCAGGCTTAGACGAGCCCCAAACGGTGCAGGTATTTACGGATACCACGCTGGTTCTTGGCTTCTTCGCGCTGGATTTCGTCTAGTTTGCGCTGGAAAGCGTCTAACGCCTTCTCCCGAGCTCTGGCAACATCTTCTTCTGTCACGGCACGGTTAATGTCACGCGGCATATTCGATGTAGGTGAACTCATTGCGCCTCCTTATTGTCGTGGTCGAGCTTACCGGAACGCTCACGTCCGCGTTGTGGGTGACGGCCATAATTTAAGACGGCTTGAGCAAAGGCTTCGTCGTCTGAATCCTTCCAGTCAGAATCGGCAATCGCCTCCAAAAACGCCCACCCCGCAGACCGCTTGGCGGGATCTTCCTCCAGCGTCAGGTTGATTGCCCATTGCGCGCGGTCGTAGTAGGCGGCGCGGTCGTCGGAGCGGGTGCGTTGGTTCAGCGTCGACAGCGCAAGGATCAGGGCCAGCAACCCGGTCAAGGAGGTGGGCAGGGACCCCTGATAGTCCAGCCACGTGTGCGTCGTTGCTGCCCACGACATGCCGGTCAGTAATTTACTCACGACGAAACCTGCCGCAACACATACACACATTGTGAGGGCTACTAAAAGTATCCAGGCCCCCCGATTTCTTTTCCCCATGCGCACCAGTATGCCAAAAATGTGGAGCGCCGACCACGCCCCACTGCTACTGTGGGCACCATGAAAGATAAGGTCCTGCTGGTTTTGGCAATCGTGCTGCTGCTCGCGGCTGGCGGTTCGCGGTGGGATCAGGAGCAGCGGATTGTCATTTTATTGCTGTGTTTCGGGCTTTTGGGGTACATGGGGTTTTCGCGGTCGCGTGCGGACGAGAAATCTCATCCGGTGGTGCAGTGGGTGTGGGGGCTCGTGCTGCTTCTCATTGTGGGCGCGGTAGCGTTGTGGTGGTTGGGTCCGTTGCAGGGGTGGATGGGTATTACGTTCTTTGTGCTTGCGGGGGCGTATCTTGCGTTGGCTTTTGTAGATGCGGTGCTGCGTAACCGCGGCTAGTAGTCTTGGGGGCATGGTTTCTGAAGAACGTTCACTCCCGGAGGCGTCGGAAAGCACTGGTCCGAAGCCGGCGCAGGTCGAGCTGGGCACGCCGTTGACGGCGAATGCTACGACGGTGATGTTGCTGGGGTCGGGGGAATTGTCCCGTGAGCTGGCGATTGCGTTCCATCGTTTCGGGGTAGAGGTGCATGCGGTGGATCGGACGTCGCATGCGCCGGCGCAGCAGGTGGCGCATTATGCGCACGTTGTGGACGTTTCGGATCCGGTGGCGGTGACGCAGCTGATTCGGCGCGTGCGCCCGGATTTTATTATTCCGGAGATTGAGACGATCGCCGCCGACGTGTTGGAGGCCGTCGAGGAGCGGGGGCATGCGACGGTGGTGCCCTCGGCGAAGGCTGCTGCCTTATCGACGAACCGTGAACGCATGCGTCGCCTGGCCGCTGAAGAGTTGGGCCTGCCTACGCCGTCCTACATGTTCGTCTCCACCCACACTGAGTTTGAGGTGGCGATCGGTTCCTTGGGCTACCCGGTCGTGGCGAAGGCGGCGGAGCAGTCCACCCGCCCGAACTGCGTCATCGAGTCCGAGGAAGATGTTGAG
Encoded here:
- a CDS encoding FUSC family protein, with the protein product MPAVKLSTRDRLKIVDKSFHSRLRRVRKRLWPIVQSALAATIAYWVAVHVAGHPYPFFAPISAVIILGLTGGERMKRALEMSLGCVLGVGLADLVIPLLGPGVWQLGVAVGIALVVASFLSASPLVNNQMAIGSILISVTVPIAGAPTAPGGPDRMVDAIIGSITGLVVIAFLPSSPLAAGRQELSKVLTIASSVLGDVAKALKDGDEKTLAAALNAVRDTQGDIDKMLDAAKIGKESTTLSPLLWASRRRVRILERIVMPLDNCVRNCRVLARRAVTLTEDDDEVSPTQIELIDELSDITLALSEVYEAKPEVSEATQIPLIVNQLRALGARTGMEVAEGRVLSAYALLAQTRSIIVDLLQVCGMSRESALAVLEPTSSTPAYPPEIYDD
- a CDS encoding amidohydrolase; this encodes MDELFEHLATTREAREELYVWFHQHPELSMQEVQTRARISKELMRMGLEPQECGGGVVAVVRNGEGPTVLVRADFDALPMAEESGKTYAADPELGRMHSCGHDVHTTALLGATETLATCTDAWSGTFIALFQPGEEIAAGAQSMLDDGLADLIPTPDVALAQHVLTGLPGGCVGGVPGPFLSTAKNITVRIQGKGGHGSMPHLAVDPVVIASSTVMRLQTIVARELAPGTFGVVTVGSVQAGTSANIIPDSATLQINIRAFDESVAQHLTESIERIARSEAAAAGAPEPTFEYSNFYPLTDNDPQAAGKVMDAFRATFGEQAVPFEGAQASEDFSVIPRALGVPYFYWGLGGFAAPENAPGNHNPAFAPDMQPTLDRGSEAILAAAGAWLIP
- a CDS encoding adenylosuccinate synthase; translation: MAAIVIVGAQWGDEGKGKATDILGGHVDFVVKPNGGNNAGHTVVVGGEKYELKLLPAGVLSENATPVLGNGVVINLEALFDEIDGLEARGANASRLRISANAHLVAPYHQVLDRVQERFLGKRAIGTTGRGIGPTYADKVSRIGIRVQDVFDESILRQKIESALDIKNQTLVKMYNRKAIVAEEIVQYFLSYRDRLEPMVIDAERLLNEGLDAGKTILMEGGQATMLDVDHGTYPFVTSSNPTAGGACVGSGVGPTKITSSLGIIKAYTTRVGAGPFPTELFDEWGEHLRNTGGEFGVNTGRPRRCGWYDSVVARYASRVNGFTDLFVTKLDVLTGIGDIPICVAYDVDGKRFDEMPMTQSDFHHAKPIYETMPAWDEDISDCRTFDELPEKAQNYLRRLEELSGCRISYVGVGPGRDQTIVLHDVLES
- a CDS encoding HNH endonuclease signature motif containing protein; amino-acid sequence: MLTTYLQATRGGIALIRESGGFTLEQLVAMGATRDHAQALHDAFALFYGRTRYTAQQRRAQRTGLSLDGLLAVVTYSKRTQSVADTWKLVVELCALDGGPTEIRSVALARLREWYPPRTRKDGVYMQRPKGKSWTLSIQGSADLIASLGAQIKTLDDAENVFRDGATKFGVITNIIVPIDDLWKLKYDNPEDVTLQCTNGVTLTGTEYLQRAVGTFFRGLLWHPMKGIINAGQTQRFANPKQRLMAMINDPVCPWPGCNTPADDCQVHHIQPFSEGGRTDLDNLIMACAFHNGVNDDHREGTHWGYLDKDGPNATWQRA
- a CDS encoding amidohydrolase translates to MTIHAALNKFLESTRARREETYIWFHQHPELAFQEHETSGRIADELRRLGVDPIAVGQTGQVGVVSNGEGPTVLMRADFDGLPVAEESGKPYAADVELGRMHACGHDFHVTWLLAATEFLSTHRDLWKGTFIALFQPAEEIGQGALDMVNSGLIDAIPAPEVAFSQHVFADVPGGHVAACAGPAMSATANTRVTILGRGGHGSMPHTTIDPVVIAGHIITRLQTIVARELAPGEFGVVTIGAVHGGENANVIADSVRLEINTRAYNDAVHAKIWAAIDRIVRAECAAAGCEREPIIDRWTEVPVTDNDAAVTAQVMDSFREIFGERAGEFTPSTGSEDFSHLPNAWGIPYCYWGVGGFAAEDAPSNHSPQFAPDLHPTLDLGTQAIIAGVAPWLTQ